The proteins below come from a single Burkholderia humptydooensis genomic window:
- a CDS encoding S10 family peptidase, giving the protein MKIQKSLKDGFALGLFRVARPVAAAALAALLVAACGGDDGGGASPSLAAANVANTNTSANATTNAALPPDQPYIDNDVYGTGPNDSVTDATEGTAVVHRQVKIGDQILTYTATAGHLVTIDPITSKPNAKMFYVAYTLDNPNPGKPRPVTFFYNGGPGSSSVYLLLGSFGPKRLQSSFPNFTPPAPYRLRDNPESLLDRSDLVFINPVGTGYSAAIAPAKNKDFWGVDQDAHSIDRFIQRYLTKYARWNSPKFLFGESYGTARSAVTSWVLHEDGIELNGITLQSSILDYSNAVSAIGIFPTLAADAFYWNKTTVSPKPADLDAYMAQARNYADNVLTPLAQAPNPQDGGFVNVRLNLNLAAAQQMGAYIGTDPVSLIQTFGNPAALGNVPSSDDNPPYTFFLTLVPGIQIGQYDGRANYTGKGIAPYILPNSGSNDPSISNVGGAYTVLWNDYINNDLKYVSTSSFVDLNDQVFNNWDFSHTDPTGANRGGGNTLYTAGDLAATMSLNPDLKVLSANGYFDAVTPFHQTELTLAQMPLDPAIKSANLTMKYYPSGHMIYLNDHSRIAMKADLATFYDGILTDRKALQRVLLRQQKALQLKQQKQQQEQEQ; this is encoded by the coding sequence ATGAAGATACAGAAGTCCTTGAAAGACGGTTTCGCGCTCGGATTGTTCAGGGTGGCACGGCCGGTCGCCGCTGCCGCGCTGGCCGCGCTGCTCGTCGCCGCATGCGGCGGCGATGACGGCGGCGGCGCCAGCCCGTCGCTCGCGGCAGCGAACGTCGCGAACACGAACACGTCGGCGAACGCGACGACCAACGCCGCGCTGCCGCCGGATCAGCCGTATATCGACAACGACGTCTACGGCACCGGACCGAACGATTCAGTCACCGACGCGACGGAAGGCACGGCGGTCGTGCACCGGCAGGTGAAGATCGGCGACCAGATCCTCACCTACACGGCGACGGCCGGCCACCTCGTGACGATCGATCCGATCACGTCGAAGCCGAACGCGAAGATGTTCTACGTCGCGTACACGCTTGACAATCCGAATCCGGGCAAGCCGCGCCCCGTCACGTTCTTCTACAACGGCGGCCCGGGCTCGTCGTCGGTGTACCTGCTGCTCGGCTCGTTCGGGCCGAAGCGTCTGCAGTCGTCGTTCCCGAACTTCACGCCGCCCGCGCCGTACCGGTTGCGCGACAACCCCGAGAGCCTGCTCGACCGCTCGGACCTCGTGTTCATCAACCCGGTCGGCACCGGCTACTCGGCCGCGATCGCACCGGCGAAGAACAAGGACTTCTGGGGCGTCGACCAGGACGCGCACTCGATCGACCGCTTCATCCAGCGCTACCTGACGAAGTACGCGCGCTGGAACTCGCCGAAATTCCTGTTCGGCGAATCGTATGGCACGGCGCGCAGCGCGGTGACGTCGTGGGTGCTGCATGAGGACGGCATCGAGCTGAACGGGATCACGCTGCAGTCGTCGATCCTCGACTACTCGAACGCGGTGAGCGCGATCGGCATCTTCCCGACGCTCGCGGCCGATGCGTTCTACTGGAACAAGACGACCGTCAGCCCGAAACCGGCCGATCTGGACGCGTACATGGCGCAGGCGCGCAACTACGCGGACAACGTGCTCACGCCGCTCGCGCAGGCGCCGAATCCGCAGGACGGCGGCTTCGTCAACGTGCGGCTGAACCTGAACCTCGCGGCCGCGCAGCAGATGGGCGCGTACATCGGCACCGATCCGGTCTCGCTGATCCAGACGTTCGGCAATCCGGCCGCGCTCGGCAACGTGCCTTCGTCCGACGACAACCCGCCGTACACGTTCTTCCTGACGCTCGTGCCGGGCATCCAGATCGGCCAGTACGACGGACGCGCGAACTACACGGGCAAGGGCATCGCGCCGTACATCCTGCCGAACTCGGGCAGCAACGATCCGTCGATCAGCAACGTCGGCGGCGCGTACACGGTGCTGTGGAACGACTACATCAACAACGACCTGAAGTACGTGTCGACATCGTCGTTCGTCGATCTGAACGACCAGGTGTTCAACAACTGGGACTTCAGCCACACGGACCCGACGGGCGCGAACCGCGGCGGCGGCAACACGCTGTATACGGCGGGCGATCTCGCCGCGACGATGAGCCTGAACCCGGACCTGAAGGTGCTGTCGGCGAACGGCTATTTCGACGCGGTGACGCCGTTCCACCAGACCGAGCTCACGCTCGCGCAGATGCCGCTCGATCCGGCGATCAAGTCGGCGAACCTGACGATGAAATACTATCCGTCGGGTCACATGATCTATCTGAACGATCACTCGCGGATCGCGATGAAGGCGGATCTCGCGACGTTCTACGACGGCATCCTCACGGACCGCAAGGCGCTGCAACGCGTGCTGCTGCGTCAGCAGAAGGCGCTGCAGTTGAAGCAGCAGAAGCAACAGCAAGAGCAAGAGCAGTGA